Genomic window (Magnolia sinica isolate HGM2019 chromosome 10, MsV1, whole genome shotgun sequence):
cacaagcctgttttatctctcacgagatatatagTATAGCCACCTATGCCACAACATTGagaaattctcatagtctagcccCACTTTATAtctatgcaaggtattaatattatagacatgAGAtacaatcaagtctaactggtataagttgtttactatagagccggttccaactttaatcgaattaaagtaaatactaaagctTTTATTCCCAAAGTGGAATGGATATTCTAACTTATCCAAAtaagaaattgaaactaaattgcgtcttatagacggcacacaaaaTATATCTACTAAACCCAAAAAATAactagacttcaacttaagcctgtagactcctattgcctccacatcAACCttaacaccattgcctacgtatactgagcgctttGCATCAGTTGATGGCCCgtcctgtagtaattcctgcatagaagtgtatatgtgaatagtagttcctgaatctatccaccataAATCCGCTGACACATCGATTATATTAGATTCAAAATAGACAAGAAcggaatgattacctttctttatgagccaattcttaaacccttcgcagtctttctttagatgacccgtctttttacaaaagaagcacggtttgcctttaacccgtttgtgtttagatccatttctaaattgattctcatggttttcaGATAGATGACCAGaggatccattattagaaccttatttcattttccttttacctttattccatTGCCCATGCCCTTgacctgaagtcaccatattaacattttgaactttgacCATCTACccgatcctgtcttcttcttggacgcactgagtgataagttcatccaatgtccacatgtccttcagagtgttatagtttaccaggaacgtgccgaattggggaggtaggttgttcatgatcaaatgaaccagttgatcatcaatgagtacaagccctagagaatGGATCTTAGAAATAACCTCGATCTGCTCCACAGTATATTCACGGATATTGCCTTTTTCGTCATAggatgagcgagtcaatttattcaaaagaatgcccacttcagacttattagatttcttgaatcgttttcccatttcagtcagaaaagttttggccttatctgtttcaggcatgacacccttcatcgattcagaaatcgAATACTCAATGACTTTCATGCatatatcatttgatctaaatcaTGTCTCCCATCGATTATATTctgcttcagtggcattatcagatggttttggcggttttggtgttatcagggcaagatctaattgaaggcaACCCAGTATAACTTCAAtgacgttcttccattgagtataattagacccatttatgGCATGGACTTGACGCGTATTAGTtgaaattgagactgaaatagaaGAGATATACATATGTACTCACATCAGTTTATTATTTCATAAAACAAttcataaatgaaaataaaatatcaggcaaagttaattAATTCAATTGCTAagagaggcatcaactgaatcatccaagatgaagtgggcccaaccatcacatccttgtgagaatctgttacatcattattattCTTCATGTGGGAGGTAATAATAACATgctagtgatcctcctgaacatgaagctaagtaatGTCAATTATGTAAAACTGAGACACTTAGCACCTGTGAGTGAggtgagtctttcagctttacatcattagcaccatttacttcacccgttcatgtgactgccaaacggtaatcgtATGTGTTTTCGTTACCATACGCATGACAATGTGAACGCAATTGTATACAATCCTCCTTATCCcgatgttacaagtctgtacttgtagaatttttatAAATTGAGGTCATTATGATGGCTAATACAACCAAATCCAACACTACAAATATGGACTTAGGATCGCAATTATAATCATGCCTCAATGAATTATACTTAAATTGGTTTGATATGGCCCACGAGATGGTCAATATTGATCATTGGAAGATAGAGAAACTTTTGATATAAACGGACGGATATGTTTTGCTCTCTATAATCCAATGGTCTCTATAAGACCTTTAAGGATGGGTAGTGGACTTATAGTTGGGCCGAGTCAAGACTCTATATTATCTTGTCATTATCAATGAGTGTAATAAGTCTAGTCTATAgtactcacatgatggatgaataGTATGGAACGATCCACAAAATTTGATACTTAGATCCTGACATTTACGTCCATTAGACAGACATGTTAGATCTGATACTATATGATAGTTCTTTATCCTAATATTTGTCCATCAAGTGAATGTTTCTAGATTATATAGTCATTTTAATCCAAACTAACGACTCAGATCTGGTTAACGGATCCATATAGGTCCCTAAAATATCAGTGGGCCCAGATGAGATCTGAATTTTAATGTAAAACATGTGGTCCAATTAAATGGGCCCAATCAACATCCATCTCAAAATCTtctgatgaggcccattagtgacAAAAGAAACCTGATCAAATGTCTCTGAGTACATGTAATGAGCCTAAAACGTCAGGCCCAATACAAAATTAGGTGGATCCTTAGCTCGAAATGGGCCTTGGAACGAGCGTCAGGCCCAGCTGAAAAAGAAAACCCGAATTAATGAAATCGGGTCCGAGAGACCCGACCTCATAGAAGGTCTatcactaggggtgcacacgggtcggttcagtccggttttggggtgaaactggaaccgaaccgttcctaacggttctgcaaatattggaaccggaactggaccgttaACACCCTAGAATcgaaccagaaccggaccgtgaagaacggttcggtcccggatcggatccacggttctgggcttttataAATCCAACCCAGTTagttgatttgaaaaaaaaacaaaaaagaaatttcCCATTAGCTGACTTCACGACCAGCGCATGAAAATCCCATACTTGAGCTGATCAAGGGTGGGGAttcaatccaaccattcattTCACCTGAGCTGATCAAGGGTGGTGATTCATGATAGTACTGGTGGTGATGCTGTGGTGGGATTTGAGATGATTTGCTCCTGTGAATATCACATAGTAaatgttttttttcctttccttaaGAACTCATTTGCAAACTCCCACCTATCTGCAACAATCTTTCTAAACCCTGCATACataaacatgaaaaatcaaacaaaagcAAAGACCATGATCTTAGAtggttggtgactcatccaccggACATGTTAGCATATAGTGCATGTCGATCGGGAATGAGCAAACCATGGGCCATGATTTTATCGCATTGATCGGATGATTCTGACCATCTagctaatggatggttaaaaaaggtTGCTGGTCAAAGATCAATGGATGATATAAAATGGGTAATGATTTTTGGTcaatgatccatccacaatggtgccccatcatttggacggtctggatttgacATACATGTTTGTAATGGGTTTGTTGgaggagtcaccaccatttaagaaatggtttGAAATGCACATGTGTTTATGCTACCGCCATGAAAGAAAGCACTTGCTGTCAGAACAATGAAAACAACATCTCAGGCACCATCTTCTTGGAAAGATTATTGAGAAAAGGCTTTATTAAGATATGTGCGGGAACATTTCCAAAAACCATTtcccaatcttttttttttcttttctttttcagagaACTTAAACTAAAACCCATTTGAATAATCTCAGTGCTTTTACACTGATTTGCAAGAAAGGAGAtgcataaaatagaaaataagatTAATGTAAGAGGCTATTTGCACAAACTGATTAGAGAAAATCcaagtcagagagagagagagagagagctcagatGCGCCACAGCCGCACGGCCTTCGGGCTAGGGGGTGCCGGTGCCtgggaccgagagagagagagagagagagagagagagagagagagagagagagagagagagatggcagagGGAGTGCGGTGAGAGAAAGGGCAGGGAGCAGGGAGTGCGGCGCGAGAGAGGGTAGGGCGTGGACTTAGGCAACTTTaggtttgttttttttgttttaaaaacatCAGATCCACGGTTCCTGTCATGGATCGATTCTACGGTTTGGATCAAcagttcggatcaacggttcggttcgaTTCTACATgaccctaaaccggaaccgatctGTATTCAAAGGTTTTTAAAATTTgggaactggaaccggaccgttagcaccctggaACTGGACCAAACCGCGGTTCCaatggttaaatgtgcacccctatctATCACGACCAAAAACCTTTTGAAATTCAATCATTTTTGACCGTCTGATAACTGCCGCTGGAGAAAGCTCTTGTGAGAGCTCCTCCGCCAGCACCTGCCACAAGTCTCTCTCCATGCGACGATGATGGTtgtcgcagagagagagagatggaggctCTAGTGGTGATGGAGATGAAGTATATGGCCACTCCTATTAAGAAGGAAGATCGCCGCTGCGACCTCCTACACGATTACAGTACCCTAGACATCCATGGAAGCTTGACTGGTGATATTGTTAAGGATGGCCGAAATCCAAGGCTGCAGCGGAGGAGAAGCACGGTTGGCGACCAGTTAAGGATACTGTCGAAGATGGACATTGTATCTATGGCTATAATCACCGATGATGAAGGTAAGGGTACGAAATGCCCAATCCCAATTTGAGAATCACAATCCCTAATCGCTGAATTTGGGGATTTGaatccgaaatccctaattgGATGTGGGTTTCGATTGGAAAACCCTAATTACTGAATCTGGATTTGGGGATTCTAATTCAAAATTCCTAATATAACTGGATCAGGAGTttgaattcaaaatccctaatttgtaactGCGTCTAACTCAGGGAGTCGAAAATCCCTGATATTTGATTTGGGATTTCGAAAACCCTAATAACtggattaaaatccctaattggaTGTCTGTATTTAGGGGTtcgaatccaaaatccctaattacAACTAGATTTGGGGTTATATATAACTGAAATCCCCAATCTGGATTTAGGATTCGAAAACCCTAATTGCTGATATGGGGATTCAAATCTGAAAACCCTAATTATCTTCGATTTCTGAATtcagggattcgaaaatccctaattttatTTCGAAATTCGAAATCCTAATTTGCCTGATTTGGGAATTCAAAAATCTGATTATGAATTTGAATATCTAATGGATGAATCTgaatctgatcatccatgcctctacacagtggctctgataccaactgtgggacttaacatatatgcggaataggcccatggATCTATCTGTGCATAGGACATGGGGATCAAGGGTTCGGACGACTTACCTAACTAAGACGCCATGTATAccagataagaataccagaagaCCAATGCTGCagtcttcctttccttcacacccttATTCAGAACAATAGATGGGAATTCAgctttgtcgtagtgtaggatcggggacccagcagTCTCTTATATAGAGTcagtggagagagagtttgaaacccatcacaactctctctcccacgctccacatctctgtgtcctagttcaactcaagtaGCCTTGCGTAAGGCTATAGCATTCTGCCCCTAATACGCACTATCTGTGCAGCGGATCACCTAAAGGGGGGCCCACTGGTGTACTTTAATCACATAGTCCAACTgaaggacaatccagaccgttaatcagTATGTacatcgtccatcatgtgagcctcaccttcgatgtggatagtccatcatgtggggccttccTTGATATAAGCCGTGAGAGAGAGCTTCCTTGGACAAAGACTGtgagagagaaataaaaaaaacacaattGTTGAGATAAGTAGCTTTTAAGACATAAATTACTTTTACAATAATGCTTACCAATTTAACATAAGTGAAAAAGTTAAAATATTATTTGATGGTATTTAAAAAAGTCCTTAATTacttaagttaaaaagtaacttatttgatagCATCCAGACTGGCCCTAAAATTAAAAGTCTTTCCACATTTCTAAAGGTTAAAAATAAAACTTTTGCCCCACTTGATCTTACATGGGATCATCAGTCATGCGAGACCTCCGCTGCACATATGCCCACATCATGACACTACAAGAAATGCGGTAAATTGGGAATCCTCGACCCTGTTTTTACGGGTAGCCCATGATATGGGAAACCTTGGCCGGCGAAATAAACGCTCAcggcctctctttctctctctcgtaATAAAAAGTTATTTCCCTCCTTTTGTTTTACTTCTTACATCAAAAGCCCTCCTTTTCCAAACACTAGCCCTCTTCTTCTCCAAACCCCTGATCATTGCtatctccaaaccctaaccctcctCTTCTCCATACTTTCGCAGTCGCCTGCCACACCACTATCACAAGCAGAGTACCATGTCTGTTTTGCtttctaatccaaaccctaacccatcaaCCGATATGGATTCTTGATGTAAATCTCGCTATTCCGAGCTCTCTGGTTCGATTTCAGCTGAATCGAGCTCCATTGGTTGAGCAAAAGCTCTGTCCTTCGATTACGAGAAGACTTACAGGGAATTTTGGGAGAAATCTACAAATTTTCAGCTCCTTTTGCATTGGTTTTGGCCGAAATGGAGAATCCAGAGGTTTGAAATTGGGATTTGTGAGAGAAACTTGGAGATTCAAGGAGTTTCTGTGTAGCAGAGCTCTGCGGCTTTAATGGTTGACCTGCAGCATCCTTATGCAGTTCTTTGAAGGAAATGCTTGCAGATTTCAGATCTCTCGTTGCTTCTTTTAAAGGTATGTTCCTCTGTTCTTCCCTTGTCTTGTTACGGCCGTGTATTTTGTAGGAATGCTAGTGAAGGTATCTAGATTTGAGGCATTTTTCTGTGTTATTTTGAGCTTTCAGCATCTGAATTCGAACTTCGGCTGTAGTAGCTACCGCTTGAATTGTTCCCAAAACCCGTAGTTTTTGTGCATTTTCTGAGTTTTTGATGTTGTGATTAGAACTTCAGGTATCGAAGATTTCGCTTGAAATGCTTCAAAAACCAACAGACTATTCTTTTTTCTCCATTGTCGGTGTcggaatcatcatattttatgcATTTTTGCTTGAAATGCTCTGGAAACCATCAGATTCTATACATTTTCTTTCAATGTTGGTATTTAAACTTCAGATGTGGTACGTTTCACTTGAAATGCTCTGAAAACCTGTAGATTTTATATTTTCTATGAGTTTTCAATGTCGGTAGTTGAACTTCAGGTGTTTGAGATTTGACTCGACATGATCTGAGAACCAATAGATTTCATTCGGTTTCCAAGCTTTCGACATTGGAATTACCCTAGAAACAAGCAGATTCAATGCATTTTCTGAGTTTTCAATGTCAGAAGTAGAACTGCGGATGTGGAAGAGGCCGCTTGAAATGCTCTGAGAACCAGCAGATTTGATGAGTTTTCTCAGCCCTCCAATGTCGTAATTAGAACTTGGGATGTCTTAGATTTCACTTGAATTGCTCCAAAAATCCACCAGATTTGTTGCATTTTCCGAGCTCTCGAGATGTCGGTCTCTGTCTTGAAATGCTCTCGAAACTAGTAGATTTGATGTGTTTTCTGAACTTTTAATGCTAGAATTAGAATGTTAGATATAGAAGATTATTTAGAGATGCATTAATAAACAAGCAGATTTGacgtctttatatatatatatatatatatatatatatatatatatatatatgtatgtatttcaaattttgtttactTGAGGGACATGACCCTTAATATTTGCAAATGGTTGCTAATATGATTTGTTTATTGTCTTTTTACAGTAACGACATTGCAAAGTGTGAAGAAGGCCTTGGGACTTCCTCTTCGTTTTGGGTGGAATGAGGATCCATGTGTTCCCCAACAACATCCGTGGAGCGGAGTGGACTGCCAATTTAACAAAAACAGTGGCACCTGGGTCATTGATGGGCTGTAATCTTCCTACTCTTTCTATGAATTTAGTAGCTCAGAAAaaaaacactatatatatatatacatatatgtcatTATAGTTATAGTTTTGCTATGGTAAAAGCATAACTAAATAATTTCATTGCCTTCTATATTCTCTTATCGTTTTGTGTATATTCTTATAATGTTATGCCCTACTTTTTTTTATCTGGCACATGATATTATGTGTTGACAAAATTTGTTACCTCTTTGCTAAATTGGAATTTCCAAGTGAAATATTGATGATTTACAAGATATAGATTGATCAAGTGGCCTAGTTTGATTTGTGACAATTATATTTGATTTCTTAGTGAGTATTATTTACTTGATATCAATATCTCTTAGGCCTATATGAGCTCTGTTGGGTTCTATTTTTTGGTTTGGCGTGGGTGGGAGCTTGCAAAGGAAATGAAAGGCATAtggtgggtatttaggaagaaagaattttatttatttatttattgggctTCATGCTCTCTTTTTTTGTATAGTTTTTTGCTTACAGGATAGTCATATTAAGTTACTCTCATGTCTTTTGAATggatacatacacacacacatacatacatgtatgtatgtatgaatgtatgtataAAGGCCTTTTGAGGCTCAATTTTACATTTATGAGTGACAATCGGCCAGCGTAAAGATATATGTGTGGCTAATTCACTATTTTGGTCTTGATCGTGTTTCTTATATTTTTGTTCTTGGAATGTGTTACAGTTGAACGAGGAGGATGTTTATTTATCTTATCTCCCTCTGGCACATATCTTTGATCGGGTGATTGAGGAGTTGTTTATTTCTCATGGTGCCTCAATAGGATTTTGGCGTGGGGTGAGTTATTTCGTCTACATGATATCCTTTTTCCAAATAAGAGTCCAATTGAATTATAATTTCCATTAAGCAAGTGTCAAGAGAAATGAATTCCTTGGTCATCTTAGCTAAGGATTCACTAGGCCTTTGCTTTTTATTGGGATCCATATCCATTGCCTTAATGGATATTTTGTATTCATATCTTTTTTCAATAAATTGATTCGttgcaataaaataaataaataaatctatatTTCATGTTCAGGATGTAAAATTATTAATTGAAGACATTGGGAAGCTAAAACCAACTATTTTCTGTGTTGTTCCACGTGTGCTGGATTGGATCTATACAGGTAAATGTTCAACAAGTCATTGTCACCAAGAGATGCTATGCCTAGCAttttaacacatgtcagtgtcTGCATCCTTTGGTACAAATATGTAATATATGCATGTGAATAAATATATACATGCATGTACACTGTACATGCATTGtttcaatacatgtctttttGTTGCATATGGAAGTACCGAAGCATTATATTCTGTcaattttcatctttcaatacaTGAACACAAAAATACATGTGTTGTGTGTGCGCATGGGCCATCACTATATTCAATTTTAGCCTTCCTCCCAGCTATTTGGGTTCAGATTTAAAATGTTAAATTGGCAAGGGTTTTATTATCAGCTGCTCACTGGACATTAACCTCCTTTAACCTCCTGGGCTCTGGAACCAGCCATGGTAGAGATTCACCTTGACAACACGCTGATGGCAGCACGGTCTCACCCAATACTAACCCCAAGCCCGACTAGAACTCGCACAACCCAAGGGTAAGCAAGCATTCAGAACACTGAGATTGTTTGATTTGTATTTTCAAAGCACAAATCAATAGGAACTCTAATCTCAGATTAGAAGTGCTGATCTGTTCACGGCTCCAAGAGCTGGGTTGATTCTGTTACCTTTGAAGTGTTCCATCATTGAGGAAGATTTGTAAGCTACTGTCTCTCttgcatgcttcaattttgttaaTCTCTATGGTCTATACTCTATCTTGCACTAGTTGTTCACCATAAAAAGAGAATGGAACTTTTGATCATACTTCTTCCTATGGATGTGTTCTGAAGCCATTGTTGTTCTTTTTCCAGGTCTGACAGAGAAGATTTCTTCAGGAGGTTTCTTGAAGCATACGTTGTTTAACATTGCATACGCATAGTAAGTTCTGCAACTTGTATTCCTAATAGAAAGAACATGTGGAAGCTTTTCTACGGGTGGTGGCATGTGctcatttccaatatattaacTGTAAGTTGCAGCTATCTTTGTGTTATCTACTAAAAAATTTCAGCAAAATTTTATTTTGTCATCCATAGATTTTCTCCTCCTCCAAGTCAATCCATTGGTCATAGGGAAATCAACTGGGACGAGTAAAATTTCTAATTTCTCCAATTTTAAGTTATTCTTTTTATTGGCCAACAAGGAGTTGAGATGGTTTCCTATGGGATTGCCACCAATTGTGTTGTAGTGCTGATTTTGTGTTTCTGTTTGTGGCCATGTTTGGATTGGGCTTCTAAGGGCTGCTTGTAGGCTGGTTATTTGTAACCAATTATGGAAAAATGCCAGCACATTGTCAGTTTCAAGAGGGGCCTTAAAAATTCACTTCCTCTGGTTTTAGTATTTTCTCTGCCTTCAGTATGAGCAACATGAGAAATCTTAGTACGCTAGTGTAGATAATAGCTTTATTCTGGTTGGGAAATGCTGATTGCAAGCTTGGAATCATTAGCAATTCATAGTACTGTCTTTTCTGGTTTTACAGGTGAAGCTTAGGGAGATGAAGCCAGGTGTCTTGTCACAGGAACTAAAAGAAGCTCTTGGTATGCCAGATGGTGCCCCTCCTCCCTGGCTTATCAACATGCAGGTGGGATGAGCAAGATGTTCTATTTGATGACTTTCTACCTTCCGGTTTTAATTGGACTAACATATTTTGTCTTTTATCAGAGATATGGTCCTCCACCTTCTTATCCGCATCTCAAAATTGCTGGCTTGAATGCTCCGATCCCTCCTGGAGCTAGCTTTGGTTATCATCCTGGAGGCTGGGGTAAACCTCCTGTTGATGAAGTGAGTTGTTAATTTTGCTTTCATGAGTACTTAACATGCCATAGTTTTCTATCAGATGTGATATGTTTCTTTCTGTATCTGTTTATCCCCTGAAATTCCATTTTGTGCTAAACAGTATGGGCGTCCTTTATACGGAGATGTTTTTGGTGTCCAACAACATGGACAACTCAACTATGGGGTATTTTCACATCTCTTTTCTACTTCTCCCAAAAATTCAATAGAAGAAGACTTCGATTCATTATTCAGGTCCAACTTTTTAATGCTTATTCAGCTTTAGTCCTACTATTTCTGAGCAGAACATTAGAGCGTCATCAGCTTGCGATCAATATTTTCTATAAATTTGCTTTCCCAAACTTATGTGTTAGTTTGTGTTGCTTCCAAAATCAGGAAGAGCCTGTTGATAGGAGCAAGCATTGGGGTgatttggaggaagaagaggaggaagaagaggaagaggaagaacagATGGAGGAAGAGGAATTGGAGGCAGGCATTCAATCTGTGGACAGTCTTTTGAGGTGTGTACCCATCCCATGTGCAACTGTTCTATTTATATAACACTCTTAGTACTGAAATCCTTCATTCTTTATTCAGCACTCCAACTGGTGTAGAGCCCCTGATGTCATCGACCTCCGGAAGCAACAGAGGAAGGAGCCTGAGAAACCTCTGTATCAGGGATGATTTAGACAACATAACCTTAGATAGGATGAGTTAAACCATCTCAAGAAATAAAAGACGTCATAAACTAAAATTTTTGGCAACCAGAGGATGATTTAGAACTTGCCTAGTAGGTGAAAATTCTTTGCTTTGGATGGTTGAAAAGGCTAGTTCAAGCACCACCTATATGAAGCATGAACCAGCAAGTTATTACAGTTTCAATTATCTTCATGCTGTAAGAATTAGTTTCCTTTATCTTTAAATTTTGCCATACATAGATTATTGTTATCACACATATGCATTTGATCTTAACCAAGAACTGCCACACAATGGATTTTCATGCTTCTTACATCCAGTAGAGTGCAATCAATTCACATTGATGGTTCTATTTGTATTATTGTGAGAAATCTGACATTCTCCTTTAATACAAGATGTTTACACTTTGTTCCATCTCCCAGGACCCCGCGACAAAGTAGATTGGACAACTAAATAAAAACTCTGATATAATGTGTTGTTACAAGCAGGTTACCTTTATGTAGACTTTTGACAACTAAATAAAAACTCTGATATTCCATGTAAGCAAGGGTTGTGGTTATGATTTTTTTGTCATGTAGATTTAACTTGCTTGGGGAAGCATCTGATATGATCGGTGTAGAGAAGCTGATCATCAAGTCCCTGATTTTCATCCCCTTTGCTGACTTATCTACTATCAATTCAGAAAATTTATTGTTTCAGAAAATTcatgttctctctctttcagatgtTGTCGATGGTTTTCGAGtcgaaaacttaaagattttttagTTTTCTGGCTCTTAGATTCTCTGAGAACctctttttttgtttaattttcccA
Coding sequences:
- the LOC131216893 gene encoding pre-mRNA-splicing factor sap145-like isoform X2 — protein: MKPGVLSQELKEALGMPDGAPPPWLINMQRYGPPPSYPHLKIAGLNAPIPPGASFGYHPGGWGKPPVDEYGRPLYGDVFGVQQHGQLNYGEEPVDRSKHWGDLEEEEEEEEEEEEQMEEEELEAGIQSVDSLLRCVPIPCATVLFI
- the LOC131216893 gene encoding pre-mRNA-splicing factor sap145-like isoform X1, translated to MWKLFYGWWHVLISNILTVKLREMKPGVLSQELKEALGMPDGAPPPWLINMQRYGPPPSYPHLKIAGLNAPIPPGASFGYHPGGWGKPPVDEYGRPLYGDVFGVQQHGQLNYGEEPVDRSKHWGDLEEEEEEEEEEEEQMEEEELEAGIQSVDSLLRCVPIPCATVLFI